The bacterium DNA window GGAGACCCGGATGAAAAAGAGACTGACCTTTCTGAGCGTAACTGTTTTATTCCTGCTCGCCGTCGCCTGCGGCGGAAGCGACAACCCCAACTCGCCGGATAACGAGAACAACCTGGACGGCAGTCTGACCATGGGCGGCAGCCGCGACAACCAGACTGTCTCCGAGCTGACCCGGAACACGGTCTGCCAGGACATTTTCAGCATGGTCTACCGGAGCTATGTCCAGGCCGCGCGCGAGCTGATGGTCGATGCGGAGTACGGCACCAAGACCGTGCGCGTCAGTGCCGACATGTACGGCTACGCCGTCACTCCGGGCTTCACCGAGCTGTCCGGCAACACGCTCGACGGGGTGAAGTTCAAGTTCGAGCTGGCCTACAACGACTTCACGGACGACGGGCACCTGTACCTGGGCGGCAAGCTCAAGTTCGACGGGACCATGAAGTTTCGCGGCGATTACTGGGTTCCGAAGACTCTCTATATCAGCCAATCGACTGACTTTGCCGGGGATTACAAGGGCTCAATCCAGTTCAATGACCTCAGGCTCCCGCTGGATTCACTCGGCCGCCTGGTCGCCGTGACCGCCGAGGACACTGTCCTGCGCCAGTACCCGGTCGATGGCAGCGTGAACCTCAAGTCCGGCTCGAACACCTTCCGCTACAACCCGTTCTACCGTGTCTACCGTCCCACCGACGACGAGGACCAGACACTGCTGTTAGAGTAGCTCAGACAGCGGAGATTGACAGGTTGAAAAGAAAAAGCCCGGAGCGTTGAGTTTCCCCCCTGCGCTCCGGGCGTCGTTTTCCGACAGGATACGCTCACTCCCCCGGCTGCCCGAGCACCACCGTGCGCAGGCTGCGGGCCTTGACAATCGCGAACACCTCCACCCCCGGGGCCAGCTCCAGCTCGCGCACCGCCGCCCGGGTGACCTCCACCGCAATCGGTATCCCCACGTCCACTGTCACCACCGTGGTATGCTCCAGGCAGCGCACGCCGGTCACCCGGCCCGGCCAGACATTGCGGCTGCTGAGCGCGGGCGGACGGCTGCGGGCCAGGATCACCTCATCCGCGCGCAGGCTGACATAGCAGCGCGCGCCGGGGGCGCCGTGGTCCAGGGCCACGTGCAGCTTCAGTCCCTCGGCCTGGACCGTGCGGCAGTCCGTCACCGGGGCAGCCTCCGCGAGAGCGCCCGGGATAATGGTCTCAAGCTGGTCCAGCCCCACCACTTTCTCAGCCGCGGCGATCACCGCCTGCGGCTCACCCTGTGCCGCCACGCGCGCGCTCTTCCGGCCGTCCCCGGCCTGCTCCACCTCCAGCAGGGCCACCGAGTCGGCCAGGCAGAATATGTCCGCGAAACGGTGGCTCACGAAGATCATCGGGATAGCCAGTTCCTGCTTCAGCCGCAGAAGGTAGGCCAGCACCCGGTCGCGCAGGGCGGCGTCCAGGCCGGTGAGCGGCTCGTCCAGAAGGAGCAGCACCGGGCTTGCCAGCAGCGCGCGGCCAAGCGCCACCCGGCGAGCCTCGCCCCCGGACAGCCCGGCGGTGCCCCGCCCAAGGAGCGGCCCCAGGTCGAGCAGCGCACAGATTTCCTCCGGCTCCAGACGGCGTTCGCCCGGCGGCACGCGACGGTAGCCGAACAGGAGGTTGTCGCGCACGTTCAGGTTGGGAAAGAGCAGGTTTTCCTGGAACACCACCCCCAGGCGGCGACGCTCGGCCGGTATGTCGATCCCTTGGGCCGAGTCGAAAAACACCTGCCCGTCCGCCAGCGCGATCCGCCCGGAGGCGGGCCGCAGCAGCCCGGCCAGGGCCTCCAGAAGCGTGGTCTTGCCGCTGCCCGAGGGGCCGATCAGCCCGGTCACTCGGGCGCGGCTGGAGAGGGCCGCCTCCAGGCTGTAGGCTCCGCGCCGCACGCGCACCGCAAGCTCGATCATCCCTGCCTCCCGCGCTCGGCACGGTAGCGCGCTGCGGCCGAGCGGCCGATCAGGTACTCGCTCGCAGCCAGGGCCAGGGCGCTCAAGGTCACCGAGATCAGGGCCAGGCGCAGGACTTCCCAATCCTGTCCCGGGGTCTGGTAGTGGCGGAATATTTCGAGGGCGATCGTGCGGTTGCCCCGTGTCCCGGCCGAGAGCATCGCCGTGGCCCCGAACTCGCCCAGGGCGCGGGCGAAGCAGAGCACCAGCCCGGCGGCTATCCCCGGCCAGGACAGCGGCAGGGTGACCGTGAAGAAAGTTCGCAGCGGCGAGCAACCCAGGGTGCGCGCGGCCTGCTCCAGGCGCGGGTCCACGCTTTCGATGGCGTGGCGCGCCGTGCGCACCAAGAGAGGCAGGCCCATCACCGCCGCGGCCACGGCCATGCCGCCCCAGGTGAACACCAGCCGCACGCCCAGCGCGTCAAGCAGACGGCCCAGCGGGCTGTGCGCACCGAACAGCATCAGAAGCGTATAGCCGGTCACCACCGGGGGCAGCACCAGGGGCAGGAACACCACTGTCTCCAGCACGCTCTTGCCCCGGAAACTGTGACGGCTGAGCAGCCAGGCCAGGGCCACTCCCGGCCCCACGGCCAGAACCGTGGCACCCACGCCCATCAACAGCGACAGCCCCACCGCCATCCATTCCGATTCCTGGATCCCCAGCATCCGTTCGCTCCGGGTAAGCGCTCAGGGCAGTGAAAAGCCGTAGCCGGTCAGGATATCGCGGAACTCGGCGCCCTGCATGAATTCGAGCAGCCTGGCCGCCTCGGCGGCGTGGCCGCTCGTTGTCACCACCGCGGCGTAGTAGTCCACCGGGTCGTGGGATGCCTCCGGGAACGTGAACGCCAGGCGCACGCGCCCGCTCATCCGGGCATCCGTGGCGTATACTATCCCGGCGTCCACCGCCCCCTGCTCCACCAGGGCGAGCACCGCGCGCACATCCTGGCTCAAAACCAGGCGATTGTTATTCTGCAGCGAGTCCCAGACAGCCGAATATTGCAGCGCCTGGCGCGCGTAGATTCCGGCTGGCACGTGCTCCGGGTCGCCCAGGGCCACTCTATCCAGGCCGGCCAGCTCCGCCGCCGACCTCGGGACTGCTTTGGCCTCCGCCGGGACCACGCAGACCAGAGTGTTCAGCGCCACGCGCACTCCGGCGCCCGAATCCACCCGGCCGTTGTCCTCCAGGAACTTCAGCCACTGGAGATTGGCCGAGACGAACAGGTCGAACGGCGCGTCCCCGGCCACCTTGCGCGCCAGGGCCCCGCTCGAGCCGAACTCGCACTCCACCTGCACCCCGGTCTTTGCCGCGTAGGCCTTGCCCGCCGCCTCCATCACATCGGTCAGGCTGGCCGCGCAGGCCACGTTCAGCCGTAGGGGCTCCTTCTTCGCGCCGCCGCAGCCGGCCGCGGACAGCGCCACCACGACCGCCAGGGCCAGGGGAAAAAATGACCTGACACGACCATTCCACATAGCTCGCTCCTGTCTGAGAGAAAGCTTGAAACAGAGCCTGAGAATACTTCTTATATACGTTATTTCGCCGCTGCCCGCCACCGCAACCTTGAAAGAAAGGGCTGCGCGGTGGGTTGACGGCACCGGGGCGGAGAGATTATCTGCAAACGGGGTGGAGAAACAAGGCCAGCTCTCAGACGCTCTGGGCCGGATGGCTGAAAAGCGGCTCGACGTTGATCAGCACGCGGGCCTGGGGGAAGCTGCTCCCCCGCACGCTGTCGGTTATCGACTGGCGGCACTGCTCGATCTGAGACTCGGTGGGACGGCCGTTCAGGGTGATGTCCAGGATGACCGTGAAATGCTCCTCGCCGCCCACGATCCGCAGGTCGTGGTAGGTGCCGCAGTACGGACTGCTCTCCACCGCGGCGGCCACCCGGGCCTGGACCGCGGCGTAATGCGGGTGGTTGAAATCTATCGGGTCCACGTGCACCACGGCGTGGCCCGGGAACCGGCGGGCGATGTTCTCCTCGATCCGCTCGCTCGTGTCGTGCAGTTCGATTGCGCTGCGGTCGCCCGGCACCTCGATGTGCACCGAGATCACGTGGGTCAGGCCGTAGCGGTGGACTATGATGTCGTGCACGCCGCGTACGCCCTCGCCCGCGGCGGCGATCCGTCCGATCTCGCGGTATACCTCGTCCGGGGCCGGCTCGCCCAGCAGGGGACCCACGCTCTGGCGGATGATGGCCCAGGCCGCCCAGCCGATGAATATGCTCACCCCCAGGCCCATCACCCCGTCCAGCCAGGGCAGGCCCAGGCGCCCCCCGAAAAAGGCCACAACCACCAGCGAGGTGGCGAACACGTCGCTGCGGTGGTGCCAGGCATCCGCCACCAGGGCGTCCGAGCCGATCAGGCGGCCCAGCTCCAGCGAGAAACGCGACAGCCACTCCTTGACCAGCACCGAGGCTGCCACCACTGCTATCACCCAGAACGCGGCCTCCACCGGCTGCGGGTTGACAATCCGTTCCACTGCGGCGCGGCCGCTCTCGAACGACACCACAGCCAGCAGCACCGCTATGGCCAACCCGGCCACGCTGTCTATCCGGCCGTGGCCGAACGGGTGCTCACGGTCTGCCGGCTGACGGGCCAGCCAGAAACCCAGCACCACCACGGCCGAGGTGACCGAATCGGCCAGGGTGTGGAACGCGTCCGCCATAAGGGCCAGGCTGCCGGTGACGAGGCCGAGCCAGATTTTCAACGCGCCCAGCAGGGTGTTGACCACGATGCTGACCCAGCCCTCGAGCAGGCCCACCCGGCTGCGCGCTTCTATATTGTGCGGATCGCCGTAGCCCGGCGCAAAACGTTCCGCGATCTGTTTCGTCAGTTTCTTCACGTGGGTCTCCGAATCCGGTGCCAAGCACAAGTTTGATAGAATTTATTCAATCTATCCATTTTGGCAAGAAAAACGCAACCGCCACGCTTGCCTTGAATGGTATCACCCGCCAGCAGTTGCGCTCATAGTCCTCAGCGGGGGAAAAAAATCCCGGAGGACCGGTGTCCTCCGGGATTTCTCATTCCTGACACAATAGCGCTCTACTTGCCTTCCCGGTTGCGCTCCGGGTTGGAGGTCTGGCTCTCCAGCGCCCCCGGCGGGGCTTCCTGCAGAAGGCGGGCCTGGATCGGAGTCAGGGAGATCTTGCCTGTGCTCGCCACCCGTCCCCAGTCCACGTCCCCGCGATGCACCCAGACCCGGTAGCGCATGGTTACCGGCGCCCCGGGCTGGAACGTGAACGGCTCCAGGGCTGGCCAGGCCACTCCGATATAGCCGTAATGGCGCAATGTCCAGCCGTTGGGATAGCCCGGGTTGGCC harbors:
- the modC gene encoding molybdenum ABC transporter ATP-binding protein yields the protein MIELAVRVRRGAYSLEAALSSRARVTGLIGPSGSGKTTLLEALAGLLRPASGRIALADGQVFFDSAQGIDIPAERRRLGVVFQENLLFPNLNVRDNLLFGYRRVPPGERRLEPEEICALLDLGPLLGRGTAGLSGGEARRVALGRALLASPVLLLLDEPLTGLDAALRDRVLAYLLRLKQELAIPMIFVSHRFADIFCLADSVALLEVEQAGDGRKSARVAAQGEPQAVIAAAEKVVGLDQLETIIPGALAEAAPVTDCRTVQAEGLKLHVALDHGAPGARCYVSLRADEVILARSRPPALSSRNVWPGRVTGVRCLEHTTVVTVDVGIPIAVEVTRAAVRELELAPGVEVFAIVKARSLRTVVLGQPGE
- the modB gene encoding molybdate ABC transporter permease subunit, yielding MLGIQESEWMAVGLSLLMGVGATVLAVGPGVALAWLLSRHSFRGKSVLETVVFLPLVLPPVVTGYTLLMLFGAHSPLGRLLDALGVRLVFTWGGMAVAAAVMGLPLLVRTARHAIESVDPRLEQAARTLGCSPLRTFFTVTLPLSWPGIAAGLVLCFARALGEFGATAMLSAGTRGNRTIALEIFRHYQTPGQDWEVLRLALISVTLSALALAASEYLIGRSAAARYRAERGRQG
- the modA gene encoding molybdate ABC transporter substrate-binding protein; its protein translation is MWNGRVRSFFPLALAVVVALSAAGCGGAKKEPLRLNVACAASLTDVMEAAGKAYAAKTGVQVECEFGSSGALARKVAGDAPFDLFVSANLQWLKFLEDNGRVDSGAGVRVALNTLVCVVPAEAKAVPRSAAELAGLDRVALGDPEHVPAGIYARQALQYSAVWDSLQNNNRLVLSQDVRAVLALVEQGAVDAGIVYATDARMSGRVRLAFTFPEASHDPVDYYAAVVTTSGHAAEAARLLEFMQGAEFRDILTGYGFSLP
- a CDS encoding cation diffusion facilitator family transporter; translated protein: MKKLTKQIAERFAPGYGDPHNIEARSRVGLLEGWVSIVVNTLLGALKIWLGLVTGSLALMADAFHTLADSVTSAVVVLGFWLARQPADREHPFGHGRIDSVAGLAIAVLLAVVSFESGRAAVERIVNPQPVEAAFWVIAVVAASVLVKEWLSRFSLELGRLIGSDALVADAWHHRSDVFATSLVVVAFFGGRLGLPWLDGVMGLGVSIFIGWAAWAIIRQSVGPLLGEPAPDEVYREIGRIAAAGEGVRGVHDIIVHRYGLTHVISVHIEVPGDRSAIELHDTSERIEENIARRFPGHAVVHVDPIDFNHPHYAAVQARVAAAVESSPYCGTYHDLRIVGGEEHFTVILDITLNGRPTESQIEQCRQSITDSVRGSSFPQARVLINVEPLFSHPAQSV